From one Staphylococcus kloosii genomic stretch:
- a CDS encoding alpha/beta hydrolase, giving the protein MKKLWILGASIIAIIVIVSLITVGINKKQSNSKHQERDKHTQHSKYIQSQTPTLFLHGYAGTLNSEKYMVNQAKKKGATKNVITAEVSNDGQVQLKGKLKKNATNPVVQVVLENNKQGDYDINAKWFKNVLVKLQDEYKIKKFNFVGHSMGNLSFANYMYLYGDDHSLPQLNKQVNIAGTFNGVLNLNEKVNEISVDKKGKPSRMNQPYQQLLKLKEIYKGKHISVLNIYGDLQDGTHSDGRVSNSSSKSLKYLLGNSPKSYKETKYEGQKAQHSQLHENSKVANELIEFLWGNNN; this is encoded by the coding sequence GTGAAGAAGTTATGGATTTTAGGCGCAAGTATAATAGCAATTATCGTTATTGTGTCATTAATCACAGTAGGAATAAATAAAAAACAATCTAATTCTAAACATCAGGAACGTGACAAACATACGCAACATTCAAAATATATACAGAGCCAAACGCCAACGCTATTTTTACATGGTTATGCAGGGACACTAAATTCAGAGAAATATATGGTGAATCAAGCAAAGAAAAAGGGTGCAACAAAGAATGTCATAACGGCTGAAGTGAGTAATGATGGCCAAGTTCAGTTAAAAGGTAAGTTGAAAAAGAATGCAACGAATCCTGTCGTTCAAGTCGTGTTGGAAAATAATAAGCAAGGTGACTATGACATAAATGCCAAGTGGTTTAAAAATGTGTTAGTGAAATTACAAGACGAATATAAAATTAAAAAGTTTAATTTCGTAGGACACTCGATGGGGAATTTATCTTTTGCTAACTACATGTATTTATATGGCGATGATCATTCATTGCCACAATTAAACAAACAAGTTAACATAGCAGGCACGTTTAATGGCGTGTTGAATTTAAATGAAAAAGTAAATGAAATTTCAGTTGATAAAAAAGGTAAACCAAGTCGCATGAATCAACCTTACCAACAATTACTTAAACTAAAAGAAATTTATAAAGGCAAACATATCTCAGTATTAAATATTTATGGAGATTTACAAGACGGCACGCACTCTGATGGACGCGTATCGAATAGTTCGTCAAAATCTCTAAAATATTTACTGGGAAATAGTCCTAAAAGTTATAAAGAGACAAAATATGAAGGACAAAAAGCACAACATAGCCAATTACATGAAAATAGTAAGGTTGCCAATGAGCTAATAGAATTCTTGTGGGGTAATAATAATTAA
- the isaB gene encoding immunodominant staphylococcal antigen IsaB family protein, with the protein MRKVGKFFSATVVVSTLVLGSTAVYVTTSSPVTHAAEQVQKWGHGEGGSSGANSEGTTNFKAETPWYNYEGYTTYDASFTQDYNFVRALKYDNVAIDGYKVDTSAKKEFDHSKKVYDTSIEYNSDNKVVQITFFTKPDNVSKDTFTKAHTSNKIVEEGKLGNGDGTFVKYGTNNGSYTAFFDQNDNLMEITIGQ; encoded by the coding sequence ATGCGTAAAGTAGGCAAGTTTTTCTCAGCAACTGTCGTTGTTTCTACGCTTGTATTAGGTTCTACAGCAGTATATGTTACGACTAGTAGTCCAGTCACTCACGCAGCAGAACAGGTTCAAAAATGGGGACATGGTGAAGGGGGCTCAAGTGGTGCAAACAGTGAAGGCACCACTAATTTCAAAGCCGAAACACCTTGGTATAACTATGAAGGATATACGACTTATGATGCTTCGTTTACGCAAGATTATAATTTTGTACGTGCTTTAAAATACGACAACGTTGCCATTGATGGTTATAAAGTTGATACTTCTGCCAAAAAAGAATTCGATCATTCTAAAAAAGTTTATGACACTTCAATTGAATACAACAGTGATAATAAAGTCGTTCAAATAACATTCTTTACTAAACCTGACAATGTCTCAAAAGACACGTTCACCAAAGCGCACACTTCAAATAAAATTGTTGAAGAAGGTAAATTAGGTAATGGCGATGGTACTTTTGTAAAATACGGTACAAATAATGGCTCATATACGGCATTCTTTGACCAAAATGATAATTTAATGGAAATTACTATTGGTCAATAG
- a CDS encoding ABC transporter substrate-binding protein has protein sequence MKKILVLLLIMFVILAACGNKDSNDSKTSDKSSHNKETKTFTQNDGKKVKIPKDPKRIVVLHPTYIGALVKFDHKPVGVIDFVKQNKTLDQATKGVKRVGQTDIEQIAQTQPDLIITSKEDKNIKKLKKIAPTVQFDSKKSNYKETTIQLGEIVNEKSKAKKWVKHWDQQMAQDKEKLGNKIKGKTITAVQSTPKGLVAFGKSLGRGTEIVYDGYDMKMPKALEDKVHSSYNAQISQEELATYTGDYIILATNGDKPAFTKTDNWRNLNAVKKGHVITLDASDTTYNDPISLEKQRKIILKQLNNMK, from the coding sequence ATGAAAAAAATTTTAGTCTTATTATTAATTATGTTTGTCATTTTAGCTGCCTGTGGTAATAAAGATTCTAACGATAGTAAAACTTCAGATAAATCGTCGCATAACAAAGAAACTAAGACATTTACGCAAAATGATGGCAAGAAGGTTAAAATACCAAAAGATCCAAAGCGCATTGTTGTACTACACCCAACGTACATAGGTGCACTTGTTAAATTTGATCATAAACCTGTAGGCGTAATAGATTTCGTGAAGCAAAACAAAACTTTAGACCAAGCTACTAAAGGTGTTAAACGTGTAGGTCAAACGGATATTGAACAAATTGCACAAACGCAGCCAGATTTAATTATAACGAGTAAAGAAGATAAAAATATCAAAAAATTAAAGAAAATAGCGCCTACTGTTCAATTTGATTCCAAAAAATCTAACTATAAAGAAACGACAATACAATTGGGAGAAATTGTTAATGAGAAAAGTAAAGCTAAAAAATGGGTGAAACATTGGGATCAACAAATGGCGCAAGATAAAGAAAAACTGGGTAATAAAATTAAAGGTAAAACAATTACAGCAGTTCAATCCACGCCAAAAGGATTAGTAGCATTTGGTAAAAGTTTAGGTCGCGGTACTGAGATTGTCTATGATGGTTACGATATGAAGATGCCTAAAGCGCTAGAAGATAAGGTCCACAGTAGTTACAATGCGCAGATATCTCAAGAAGAGTTAGCTACTTATACTGGAGATTATATAATTTTAGCGACAAATGGGGATAAACCAGCTTTCACTAAAACTGACAATTGGCGCAATTTAAATGCTGTTAAAAAAGGACACGTTATTACTTTAGATGCATCAGATACGACTTATAACGACCCAATTTCTCTAGAAAAACAACGTAAAATTATTTTAAAACAACTGAATAACATGAAATAA
- a CDS encoding MarR family winged helix-turn-helix transcriptional regulator: MNEKEFEYRNIKFIGKLSSKIYRRGNIYITEKLKPYGINYIQMMCLVALYIENGIRQEEIVEDIGIDKASVTRAIKSLEENEYLTRSRNENDKRAFNLYLTEKAMEFKEISWKFLSDWELMISEGIDDKDKAIAFDVLKQMSINADKYYKDEN; this comes from the coding sequence TTGAATGAAAAGGAATTTGAATATAGGAATATAAAGTTTATCGGAAAGTTATCATCAAAGATTTACAGAAGAGGAAATATCTATATAACAGAAAAGTTAAAACCATATGGCATAAATTATATTCAAATGATGTGTCTAGTGGCCTTATATATCGAGAACGGTATTAGACAAGAAGAAATAGTTGAAGACATAGGTATTGATAAAGCGAGTGTAACTAGGGCTATTAAATCATTAGAAGAAAATGAATATTTAACAAGATCTAGAAATGAAAATGATAAACGGGCATTTAATTTATATCTCACTGAAAAAGCTATGGAATTTAAAGAAATTAGTTGGAAATTTTTAAGTGACTGGGAATTAATGATATCAGAAGGCATCGACGATAAGGACAAGGCGATAGCATTCGATGTTTTGAAACAAATGTCTATAAATGCAGATAAATATTATAAAGATGAAAATTAA
- a CDS encoding BCCT family transporter: MIHRKLKDKLDWPVFIISGGVLIIFVIMSSLFTKATSHFIQQGFHYSITYFGAFWQFLLLATFAVGLFLSITKYGRVRLGNTSKPEMGYFKWAAIIITSGLGAGAIFWAAAEPMYYFIDVPPTMDASIKNKSVEAIPAAMAQSFTSWGYTAWAVYGAVSGIIIMYAHYNKGMKILPRTLLYPIFGKKLERNGLGSVIDIFCILGAVAGTIGTIGFFGFQFSYWLHSIFGVPDNIITQVVSVVGLIIVVTFSAVTGIDKGIQFLSKLNVWLALGVAAFIILIGPGLFILQTFMSSYGTYITHFISISTFRGDNKWAGAWMLFFFGWFIGYGPLMGMLVARVSRGRTIREIFILVSILAGLVSQIWFTILGGSGLFYERHQSGTISNPLEKNGLPAAVISIANHLPLGTIVVIALLLLTLIFVITTADTMSYSISMSVTGEGDPPKLVRVFWVAVMGAISVILINIGEGSIDAIQSFIIITAVPISIIMLPVIWTAPAIAHKLAKEQGIIKVKEKNTVFKFLVPNQILKYTGNDKEKD, translated from the coding sequence ATGATTCACAGAAAGTTGAAAGACAAGCTAGATTGGCCAGTATTTATTATAAGTGGTGGCGTACTTATCATTTTCGTAATTATGTCATCATTATTTACTAAAGCCACTTCGCATTTTATTCAACAAGGGTTTCATTATTCTATAACGTATTTCGGTGCTTTTTGGCAATTTTTATTATTAGCTACGTTTGCGGTAGGATTATTTTTATCCATAACAAAATATGGTCGCGTTAGATTGGGTAATACATCTAAACCAGAGATGGGCTATTTTAAATGGGCAGCAATAATTATTACGTCAGGTTTAGGTGCAGGCGCAATTTTTTGGGCTGCAGCCGAACCTATGTATTACTTTATAGATGTGCCACCAACGATGGATGCAAGCATAAAAAATAAGAGTGTCGAAGCAATACCGGCAGCCATGGCACAAAGTTTTACTTCATGGGGTTATACTGCATGGGCAGTGTATGGCGCAGTTAGTGGCATTATAATTATGTATGCACATTACAATAAAGGTATGAAAATTTTACCAAGAACGTTGTTGTATCCAATATTTGGTAAAAAACTGGAACGCAATGGCTTAGGATCTGTGATAGATATATTTTGTATTCTAGGTGCAGTAGCTGGAACAATCGGAACAATCGGCTTCTTTGGGTTTCAATTTAGTTATTGGTTGCATAGTATTTTTGGGGTGCCAGACAACATTATTACACAAGTAGTATCAGTTGTTGGCTTAATTATAGTAGTCACTTTCTCTGCTGTAACAGGGATCGATAAAGGAATTCAATTTTTAAGTAAATTGAACGTGTGGTTAGCACTTGGTGTAGCTGCATTTATTATTTTAATCGGACCTGGCTTATTTATTTTACAGACATTTATGTCTTCTTATGGGACTTATATTACACATTTTATTAGTATTAGTACGTTTAGAGGAGATAATAAATGGGCAGGCGCATGGATGCTATTTTTCTTTGGTTGGTTTATAGGTTACGGTCCTTTAATGGGCATGTTAGTAGCACGCGTTTCCAGAGGAAGAACGATACGAGAAATTTTTATTTTAGTATCAATTTTAGCAGGCCTAGTTTCTCAGATTTGGTTTACCATTTTAGGTGGAAGCGGTCTGTTTTATGAACGCCATCAGTCTGGAACTATTAGTAATCCTTTAGAAAAAAATGGTTTACCTGCAGCTGTTATTTCTATTGCGAATCATCTACCTTTAGGTACTATAGTAGTCATAGCATTACTTTTATTGACGCTAATATTCGTTATTACAACGGCAGATACGATGTCATATTCAATATCCATGTCGGTAACTGGAGAAGGCGATCCACCAAAACTAGTCAGAGTATTTTGGGTCGCTGTAATGGGTGCGATTTCTGTCATTCTTATTAATATAGGAGAAGGCAGTATTGATGCAATTCAATCCTTTATTATTATCACGGCAGTACCTATTTCAATTATCATGCTGCCTGTTATTTGGACGGCACCGGCCATAGCGCATAAATTAGCTAAAGAACAGGGCATCATTAAGGTGAAAGAAAAGAATACGGTATTTAAATTTTTAGTACCTAATCAGATATTGAAATATACCGGAAATGATAAAGAAAAAGATTAA
- a CDS encoding patatin-like phospholipase family protein, translated as MNNNNEMLNGAIVLGGGGSLAIGWQLGYLYALEKEGIDIRNADLVIGTSGGAQAATGITSTKSWEEIFNEQIEPKSNEEPPQQNMEAVVARYSEIAQKSNNSEEWIENYSEFALEENKFDESEHINRLKHRIKVESWPQNLMITAIDAQESKRAVFTKASNVDIYRAMASSGSLPGVWPATSIDGKKYYDGGCHSMENADLAKGANKVLILATNLPIVTPYKLDDAIAELQNSGAEVKLITPSEDVLQKLNELGGNTVNTAIRPEMARLGQEQGERDAQMIKEFWN; from the coding sequence ATGAATAACAATAACGAAATGTTAAATGGTGCAATTGTTTTAGGCGGCGGCGGTTCACTAGCTATCGGTTGGCAATTAGGTTATTTATATGCACTTGAAAAAGAAGGCATCGATATAAGAAATGCAGACTTAGTAATAGGGACTTCTGGCGGAGCGCAAGCTGCTACGGGTATTACTTCGACTAAAAGTTGGGAAGAAATTTTTAATGAGCAAATCGAGCCTAAATCTAATGAAGAACCACCTCAACAAAATATGGAAGCAGTGGTAGCTAGATATAGCGAGATAGCTCAAAAATCTAATAACTCTGAAGAATGGATTGAAAATTATAGTGAGTTTGCACTCGAAGAAAATAAATTCGATGAAAGCGAACATATAAATAGATTAAAACATAGAATTAAAGTAGAAAGTTGGCCTCAAAACTTGATGATTACAGCTATAGATGCTCAAGAATCTAAAAGAGCCGTGTTCACTAAGGCATCGAATGTCGATATTTATAGAGCGATGGCTTCAAGCGGTTCACTACCTGGCGTATGGCCTGCTACATCGATTGACGGTAAAAAATATTACGATGGTGGTTGTCATTCAATGGAAAATGCAGATTTAGCTAAAGGTGCAAATAAAGTATTGATTTTAGCTACAAATCTTCCTATTGTCACACCATATAAACTTGATGATGCTATTGCAGAATTACAAAATAGTGGAGCAGAAGTAAAATTAATCACACCAAGTGAAGATGTTTTACAAAAACTAAATGAACTAGGTGGCAATACGGTTAATACTGCTATTAGACCTGAAATGGCTAGACTTGGCCAAGAACAAGGCGAAAGAGATGCGCAAATGATTAAAGAATTTTGGAACTAG
- a CDS encoding alpha/beta fold hydrolase, whose amino-acid sequence MKKYTQNKQYNLQLNRFVGNLNDLSLDKYVESLMENVNSDQQWWSVWREAGDKACNNKNYKLATIFYRLAGFYLENSDEKNTLYELFTVNFYKSIEVNYFYKKQYLNFSNAQLPIIILAKEEPVDFNNTIIIHGGFDSYIEDWCFSYSSLIEEGYTIIAFDGPGQGHMLNQNVYLTYKWEQVVSFILDYFRIENTTIIGQSMGGFLCMRAAAYDLRIKNVICYDMFYQLSDSLFYKMDDVYFKLLEWLADNKITLINEKIDELKAQSQEFNWKINQSKNTLHVDSNEALLKEIQNYSIENDLPNIQQNILLLVGQNDQYVPTTRLGDFAAKLTNANLIKSTIFTSSYGGDGHCQAGHRGLAVNQIRLFLKEVY is encoded by the coding sequence ATGAAAAAATATACGCAAAATAAACAATATAATTTACAGTTAAATCGGTTTGTTGGAAATTTAAATGATTTAAGTCTCGATAAATATGTTGAATCATTGATGGAAAATGTTAATTCAGACCAACAGTGGTGGTCTGTGTGGCGAGAAGCAGGCGATAAAGCATGTAATAATAAAAATTATAAATTAGCAACAATATTTTATAGATTGGCAGGATTTTATTTAGAAAATAGTGATGAAAAAAATACGCTTTATGAATTGTTTACAGTGAACTTTTATAAAAGTATTGAAGTGAACTATTTTTATAAGAAACAATATTTAAATTTTTCAAATGCACAATTACCAATTATAATTTTAGCAAAAGAAGAGCCTGTTGATTTTAATAACACGATTATTATTCATGGTGGCTTTGATTCTTATATTGAAGATTGGTGTTTTTCTTATAGTTCTCTAATCGAAGAAGGATATACGATTATAGCTTTTGATGGCCCTGGACAAGGTCATATGTTAAATCAAAATGTATATTTAACTTATAAATGGGAGCAAGTTGTGTCATTTATTTTAGATTATTTTAGAATTGAAAATACTACGATTATCGGACAATCAATGGGTGGATTTCTATGTATGAGGGCAGCTGCCTATGATTTAAGAATTAAAAATGTCATTTGCTATGATATGTTTTATCAGTTATCAGATTCACTGTTTTATAAAATGGATGATGTTTATTTTAAATTATTAGAGTGGTTAGCTGATAATAAAATAACTTTAATTAATGAGAAAATTGACGAACTCAAAGCGCAAAGTCAGGAATTTAATTGGAAAATTAATCAATCTAAAAACACGCTACATGTTGATTCGAATGAAGCATTGTTAAAAGAAATACAAAATTATTCAATTGAAAATGACTTGCCTAATATTCAACAAAATATACTTTTGCTTGTAGGACAAAATGACCAATATGTCCCAACTACTAGACTTGGGGATTTCGCTGCTAAATTAACAAATGCTAATTTGATAAAAAGTACGATTTTCACTTCTTCATATGGTGGAGACGGGCATTGCCAAGCAGGTCACAGAGGGCTAGCAGTAAATCAAATTCGATTATTTTTAAAGGAAGTATATTAA
- a CDS encoding DUF805 domain-containing protein, whose amino-acid sequence MNNSQNQILQSYKDFWVRYIDVNGRSKRSDFWHPFWINFLISSVLGAISGGLLTTIFGIAIVIPAFTVMVRRLHDTNRTMILAIVSYFSSLITTMAAGAFILTVLALASSGNFGLIGAAIMASAVGTLVGGVITLYTLFVLIKPGNKDVNRYGSDGSCEVIEQI is encoded by the coding sequence ATGAATAATTCACAAAACCAAATTTTACAAAGTTACAAAGATTTTTGGGTTCGCTACATAGACGTAAATGGGAGATCCAAACGTTCAGATTTTTGGCATCCTTTTTGGATTAACTTCTTAATTTCTTCAGTTTTAGGAGCTATTTCTGGCGGTTTATTAACTACTATTTTTGGTATTGCTATTGTTATTCCTGCGTTTACAGTAATGGTTCGACGTTTACATGATACAAATCGAACTATGATTTTGGCCATTGTTTCATATTTTAGCAGTTTAATTACAACGATGGCAGCCGGGGCATTTATCCTCACAGTACTAGCACTTGCAAGTTCTGGGAATTTTGGATTGATAGGTGCAGCAATAATGGCTAGTGCAGTTGGTACATTAGTTGGTGGAGTTATCACGCTATATACATTGTTTGTGCTCATTAAACCTGGGAATAAAGATGTAAATAGATATGGTTCGGATGGTAGCTGTGAAGTGATTGAACAAATTTAA
- a CDS encoding carboxymuconolactone decarboxylase family protein, with product MEQTKYQQGMDKLMEYTATTGSTHLKIADELKYIAPDVSRYIIEFAYGEIYSRSGLTNQQRALVTVASLITQGSEPQLELHINTALTSGITAEEIVETITQLIPYTGFPRVLNALSVAQKVFKDREITVEVSKVEQ from the coding sequence ATGGAACAAACTAAATATCAACAAGGTATGGATAAGCTAATGGAGTACACTGCAACGACGGGTTCAACACATTTGAAAATAGCTGATGAACTTAAATATATTGCGCCCGATGTTTCAAGGTATATCATTGAATTTGCTTATGGGGAGATATATTCACGTAGTGGTTTAACAAATCAGCAACGTGCTTTAGTAACTGTCGCTTCACTTATAACACAAGGATCAGAGCCACAATTAGAATTGCATATTAATACAGCTTTAACTTCTGGGATAACAGCGGAAGAAATTGTAGAAACAATTACACAATTAATACCCTATACTGGTTTCCCACGTGTGTTAAATGCATTATCGGTTGCTCAAAAAGTATTCAAAGATAGAGAGATTACTGTAGAAGTGTCCAAAGTAGAACAATAA
- a CDS encoding short chain dehydrogenase: MKIVVIGATGTIGQRVVEKLEQQHEVIKVGSQSGDYQVDITSVDSIKKMYEDIGNIDAVISATGGAAFTAVPELSVEENQIAINSKLLGQINLVLIGQHYLNNNGSFTLTSGIMMDDPIRLGSSAAMANGGITGFVTSAAIELNNGLRINNVSPNVVEEALDKYGEFFKGFTAVPVDKVADAYIKSVEGAQTGQTYRIYN; encoded by the coding sequence ATGAAAATAGTTGTTATAGGTGCTACTGGTACAATTGGGCAACGTGTAGTTGAAAAATTAGAACAGCAACATGAGGTTATAAAAGTAGGTAGTCAATCAGGTGATTATCAAGTAGACATTACGTCCGTTGATAGTATTAAGAAAATGTATGAAGATATAGGTAATATTGATGCTGTTATTAGTGCGACGGGTGGTGCCGCATTTACTGCAGTGCCGGAACTTAGCGTGGAAGAAAATCAAATTGCGATTAATAGTAAATTACTTGGCCAAATTAATCTTGTGTTAATAGGGCAACATTATTTAAATAACAATGGAAGTTTTACGTTAACTTCTGGCATTATGATGGATGATCCTATCAGATTAGGTAGTTCTGCAGCAATGGCAAATGGTGGCATCACTGGTTTCGTCACTTCTGCAGCTATTGAACTTAATAATGGTTTAAGAATTAATAATGTGAGCCCTAATGTTGTTGAAGAAGCATTAGATAAATATGGTGAATTTTTCAAAGGCTTTACAGCAGTGCCAGTAGATAAAGTTGCTGACGCTTACATTAAAAGTGTAGAGGGTGCGCAGACTGGCCAAACATATCGAATTTATAATTAA
- a CDS encoding 3-hydroxybutyrate dehydrogenase gives MLQDKVTIISGSASGIGLEIATEFLNQGAKVVFTDINKEKLDAMVNSFKDKGFDCHAVVADVSNEDNVQKLVDETIKQYGRIDILVNNAGLQHVSNIEDFPTAKFKQMIDIMLVGTFIMTKHVLPIMKKQQFGRILNMSSINGVIGFSGKSAYNSAKHGIIGLTKVTALETAEDGITVNAICPGYIDTPLVRGQMEDLAKTRNVSVDQVLDEVLFPMIPQKRLVDIQEVADYSVFIASDKAKSVTGQAILIDGGYTAQ, from the coding sequence ATGTTACAAGATAAAGTTACGATTATTTCAGGTTCTGCGAGTGGTATTGGTTTAGAAATCGCTACAGAATTTTTAAACCAAGGTGCAAAAGTAGTTTTCACGGACATCAATAAAGAAAAATTAGACGCCATGGTAAATTCCTTTAAAGATAAGGGCTTTGATTGTCATGCCGTTGTAGCAGACGTTTCTAATGAAGATAATGTCCAAAAGCTTGTCGACGAAACGATAAAACAATATGGACGTATCGATATTTTAGTTAATAATGCCGGTTTACAACACGTCTCAAATATTGAAGACTTCCCGACGGCTAAATTCAAGCAAATGATTGATATTATGTTAGTGGGTACATTTATTATGACGAAACACGTATTACCCATTATGAAAAAACAACAATTTGGGCGTATTTTAAATATGTCATCTATTAATGGCGTCATAGGATTTTCTGGGAAATCTGCTTATAATAGTGCAAAACATGGCATTATTGGCTTAACTAAAGTAACCGCATTAGAAACCGCAGAAGACGGTATTACAGTCAATGCAATATGTCCCGGTTATATTGATACACCGCTCGTTCGTGGTCAAATGGAAGATCTTGCTAAAACACGAAACGTGAGCGTCGACCAAGTGCTTGATGAAGTATTATTCCCTATGATTCCACAAAAGCGTCTTGTCGATATTCAAGAAGTGGCCGACTATTCAGTATTTATTGCCAGTGACAAAGCTAAAAGCGTAACTGGTCAAGCCATCCTTATTGATGGTGGTTACACAGCTCAATAA
- a CDS encoding NAD-dependent protein deacylase, with amino-acid sequence MKNNIEQLKDIIDNSNKITFFTGAGISVASGIPDFRSMGGLFDEISKDGYSPEYLLSADYLQDDPTGFMNFCHKRLLYTDKQPNNVHQWIAYLEKNNQSLGVITQNIDGLHSVAGSEKVDELHGTLNHFYCINCHKDYSQSYVISNDLRHCEACGSAIRPDIVLYGEMLNQETIVNALNKIQLADTLVVLGSSLVVQPAAGLISNFEGQNLIIINKEPTPYDRDADLVFHEDMVSVINELNK; translated from the coding sequence ATGAAAAACAACATCGAACAATTAAAAGATATTATTGATAATTCTAATAAAATCACATTTTTCACAGGAGCGGGAATATCTGTAGCAAGTGGCATTCCAGACTTTCGCTCTATGGGTGGCCTTTTTGATGAGATTTCAAAAGATGGCTATTCTCCTGAATATTTATTAAGTGCGGACTATTTACAAGATGATCCAACAGGATTTATGAATTTCTGTCATAAACGTTTACTATATACTGATAAACAGCCTAATAATGTACATCAATGGATTGCTTATCTAGAAAAAAACAATCAATCTCTAGGCGTCATTACGCAAAATATCGATGGGCTCCATTCAGTTGCCGGTAGTGAAAAAGTCGACGAATTACATGGTACGTTAAATCATTTTTATTGTATTAATTGTCACAAAGACTACTCACAATCCTATGTCATTAGTAATGATTTACGTCATTGTGAAGCATGTGGTAGTGCTATTAGACCTGATATTGTACTTTACGGGGAAATGCTTAACCAAGAAACCATAGTTAATGCCCTAAATAAAATACAACTAGCCGATACGCTAGTCGTACTTGGATCGTCACTTGTAGTCCAACCAGCAGCAGGACTTATTTCAAATTTCGAAGGCCAAAACCTCATTATAATTAATAAAGAGCCAACACCTTACGATAGAGATGCAGACTTAGTTTTCCATGAAGACATGGTTAGTGTAATTAATGAATTAAACAAGTAA
- a CDS encoding LysR family transcriptional regulator encodes MEIRQFNYFMTVAKLGSFTKASQQLHVSQPALSKTIKTFETELNVELLDRSDRRVKLTDSGEIVYNHGIKIFDTLSSLTSNLNDNSTLKSGNIKIGLPSLIGIMFFPSMIKGFSSAYPHITTELTEEGTNKVMRLVEEGELDCGIAMLPVDATKFDVFRLTKDRLMLFLQKSHHLAQRSEISLPDIKNESTILFTEDFTMYDRIIQECNNFGFKPNIAYQSAQWDFIKDMVENNLGITFFPESLNRKIDHDKITSVAITQPHIYWEVGLIVKKDRYRSYATQALIDYITEKGI; translated from the coding sequence TTGGAAATTCGTCAATTTAATTATTTTATGACAGTAGCTAAACTAGGGAGTTTTACTAAAGCTTCACAACAGCTACACGTTTCCCAACCAGCACTTAGTAAGACAATTAAAACATTTGAAACAGAATTGAATGTGGAGCTATTAGACCGTTCTGACAGGCGAGTTAAACTTACTGATTCAGGTGAAATTGTCTACAATCACGGAATTAAAATCTTTGATACATTAAGTTCTTTAACATCCAATTTAAATGATAATAGTACACTAAAGAGTGGCAATATAAAAATAGGTTTACCTTCGTTAATTGGTATCATGTTTTTCCCTAGTATGATAAAGGGTTTTTCATCTGCATATCCTCATATAACTACGGAATTAACAGAAGAGGGTACTAATAAAGTTATGCGCCTTGTCGAAGAGGGTGAGCTAGATTGTGGTATTGCTATGTTACCGGTAGACGCAACAAAATTTGATGTCTTTAGATTGACTAAAGATAGATTGATGTTATTTTTGCAAAAGTCACACCATTTAGCACAACGTTCGGAAATTAGTTTGCCAGATATTAAAAATGAATCGACAATTTTATTCACGGAAGATTTCACGATGTATGATCGTATTATACAAGAGTGTAATAACTTCGGATTTAAGCCCAATATTGCGTATCAAAGTGCACAATGGGATTTTATAAAAGATATGGTAGAAAATAATTTGGGGATTACTTTTTTTCCAGAGTCATTAAATCGTAAAATTGATCACGATAAGATCACGTCAGTGGCGATAACACAACCACATATATACTGGGAAGTGGGTCTTATCGTCAAAAAAGATAGGTATCGTTCATATGCAACGCAAGCACTTATAGATTATATAACTGAGAAAGGTATTTAA